GTAAATGATGTTCTGGGTTACCGAGCGGAGCTGGTAATAGACATCATAGAGCACATTTTCAACCTCAGCGTCATTTGTGAGATAGGTCTCTACCTGCATCGAGTCTGACGGGAAACGGTCGAAAAAGCTGTCACTGCAGGAATGAAGCCCAAGGGCTATGATTCCCATAAATAGTATTGTATATATTTTTTTCATATGCATTTCTTGTTTTTGAGCATGATGTGATGAGCAGTTGCGGAAATTAAAAACCTATATTGACACCGAATGTGATTACTCGTGACAACGGGTAGCTGCCGAAATCAACTCCATTATTGGTGGCGGAGTTCCCTGAGTAGTTTGACTCAACCGAATACCCCGGGTATTTATCAAAGGTATAGAGGTTTTGTGCATTAAGGCTGAATCGCAACATCTCAAAACCGATCATTTTTGTGAATTGCTTCGGGAGAAGATAACCAATGCTCAGATTGCGCAGACGCAGATAATCGGAGCTGTAAAGATAACGGGTGGAGGCATTGATGTTGGACCCCAGGTTGTTGGTGCCCGCTTTGTGTGATGTGCCGTTGCCGGGATCACTTTCCGACCTCCATCGTCCCAGGCCGGAATCAGCCAGCACATTGTCATCATACCTGTTCAGGGTGAAAGCACGTGCAGCGGCAAAGATCACTTTACCCCCCACCTGGCCGTCAATTGTGAAGTTGAGGTCAATGTTCTTGTATGCAAAAGAGTTGGTCCATCCGAAGGTGAAATCGGGCTGGTAATTGCCCACGAGTTGGAAGTCATCGTTGTTAATCACTCCATCTTTGTTGTAGTCTTCGTACATCAGATCCCCAATAGCTTGTGTTCCGAAATTGGGATTGTTTTTGACATCATCTGAATTGTTAAAGGTGCCGATTACCTTGAGCATGTACATGTCACCCATCGGTCTCCCCACGTAGTTTCGGATCACATTTCCCCACTTTGTTCCTGCGCTCTGGTTGGAAAGCTGCGACTGTCCGTTGGCGAGTGTGAGGATCTTGTTGATGTTCTTGGATCCGTTGAGGGTTGCAGTCCATTTAAAGTCGCCGGTAAGGATGGGAGCGGTCAGTTGCGCTTCAAAGCCCTTGTTTTCTATTTCTCCCGAGTTGGACATGATGGATGAGGATATGCCATTGAAGTTGGGGATAGACATTGACATCACCACTTCACTAACCCTGCGATAGAGATCTACGGTAAGGCCGAAGCGATTGAAGAATCCTAGATCGATACCCAGGTCCCACTGACTGTTGGTTTCCCATCCCAGGTATGGATTGGAGTAGCCGTTCGGATAGTAAGCTGTGCGTGTCATCATGTTATCACCGGTGCCAAATACCACCTGGTTGGAGCTACCAAGGGACGCCATCCATGAGTAGTAATCACCAATCTGATCATTGCCTGTAAGACCGTAGCTCAGTCTGATCTTTGAGTTGGTCAGCCAGTCACTCTTACCCCACTCCTCTTCAGAAATATTCCAGGCTGCCGATCCTGAGTAGAAGATACCCGCACGTTTGCCGGGTCCGAATTTACTGGAACGGTCGCGCCGGAGAGAAGCAGAGGCAACATATTTCTGGTTGTAGTCGTAGTTGAGGCGACCGAATACTGCATCAAACGCATATTCGCCCACAGTTGAGGAGCCGTTCCAGAGGTTTGCTCCATTTACGTTGGTGATATTGGTCTGGGTGTATGCAATGGGATAGTCGCTGTCGGTACGGTCATCCTGACGCACATCAAACGTGTTGAAATATTCAGCGTCATAACCGAGCAGAGCGGTGAAGTTGTGACTCTCGTCGATCGACCATCCGTATGTGGCAGTCGTAGATGAGTACAAGTCGTAAGCTATGAGAGAAGATCGGTAACCGTCAATTGTGTTGAAGTTGGGTGTCGATTTATTTCCCGTATAGCTATTGCCAAGCAGGTAAGCGGTCCGGTAGTTATCCCGCTTGTAGGAGTTGATCATCAGATCAACACTGGAGCGGATGACCAGTCCCTCAATTGGTCTGAACTCAAGAAATGCATTATTCAGTGAGCGAAAAGACCATCTGTTGTCAAAGTTTTCCATCAGGTTGGCAACCGGATTTCTGATCTGCGTGTTGAACCCGTAGTTGGGGTAACCATTCTTTCCTCCGCCATGTTGTGCCACTTGGAAATAATCACCGTTCTCTACATAGGGTGTGAAAAGGGGGGGGAAGGTGAGTGCTTCGGCAACAACACCTGTCACATCTTCGGTATTCCCGCCTGAAGGACTCTGTGCACGGGTATGGTTGTAGGTAGGAGAGAAACTGACTCCCAGCTTTATCTTGTCTGTCA
This genomic window from Dysgonomonadaceae bacterium zrk40 contains:
- a CDS encoding TonB-dependent receptor, which translates into the protein MNRIKYTIEIHEFKRLLKIIMIKLTFSSKTLILLLCLLSYVTIATAQESTVSGKVTDELGEPMIGVTVQVENNSIGTVTDFNGNYTLRVPGPDVNIVFSFVGYDSQTIPLANRNRIDVIMTENVTLMEELIVIGYGTVTKRSLSTAVATVEGDKVADMPTGDLAQSLVGLSSGVTFQQISGQPGESPAIRIRGNGSINSGNDPLYVIDGYPTTSSSDFANINPQDVESIQILKDAASSAIYGSRAGNGVIIVTTKKGKEGKPEIRLNAQMGVSQPSTYVDVLGRDDYLEMVIEARTNNGTINNFPALQDLWNKRSTLPDNNWQKDIFRNALNHRTSVSVTGGTEKVKYNFSAMYLNEDGILLNSYNKRISLKGGFEALLTDKIKLGVSFSPTYNHTRAQSPSGGNTEDVTGVVAEALTFPPLFTPYVENGDYFQVAQHGGGKNGYPNYGFNTQIRNPVANLMENFDNRWSFRSLNNAFLEFRPIEGLVIRSSVDLMINSYKRDNYRTAYLLGNSYTGNKSTPNFNTIDGYRSSLIAYDLYSSTTATYGWSIDESHNFTALLGYDAEYFNTFDVRQDDRTDSDYPIAYTQTNITNVNGANLWNGSSTVGEYAFDAVFGRLNYDYNQKYVASASLRRDRSSKFGPGKRAGIFYSGSAAWNISEEEWGKSDWLTNSKIRLSYGLTGNDQIGDYYSWMASLGSSNQVVFGTGDNMMTRTAYYPNGYSNPYLGWETNSQWDLGIDLGFFNRFGLTVDLYRRVSEVVMSMSIPNFNGISSSIMSNSGEIENKGFEAQLTAPILTGDFKWTATLNGSKNINKILTLANGQSQLSNQSAGTKWGNVIRNYVGRPMGDMYMLKVIGTFNNSDDVKNNPNFGTQAIGDLMYEDYNKDGVINNDDFQLVGNYQPDFTFGWTNSFAYKNIDLNFTIDGQVGGKVIFAAARAFTLNRYDDNVLADSGLGRWRSESDPGNGTSHKAGTNNLGSNINASTRYLYSSDYLRLRNLSIGYLLPKQFTKMIGFEMLRFSLNAQNLYTFDKYPGYSVESNYSGNSATNNGVDFGSYPLSRVITFGVNIGF